A window of Armatimonadota bacterium contains these coding sequences:
- a CDS encoding NAD(P)H-hydrate dehydratase, producing the protein MKVATAKQMHDFDRRAAEEFGIPSIVLMENAGRHVFESACGILGRVIGKLVIVVAGSGNNGGDGFVAARHLRDAGAQVIVLLLAHPEKIKGDAKTNFEILRNTGADIRQISEASAVVSLLAQADLIIDAIFGTGIKGEVTGVPREIIKAINDSGRPVIAVDIPSGVDADTGRVLGVCVKADVTVTFALPKLGIVIYPGAEYAGRLVVGDIGIPKQLYDEVYIELTDAQDIAAKLPARPPNAHKGTFGTVVVIAGSAGLTGAAAMAGESALRVGAGLAVVGVPKSLQDVMAVKLTEVMTSGLPETPERSISTQALDAALELADKANAVVLGCGLGTHPETCEFVHAFIKALKKPAVIDADGLNALSKNTSVLESSHAEFILTPHPGEMARLLGTDIASIQSDRVGAAQTAALRFQSIVVLKGARTVIAHPNGRVLINPTGTSALATGGTGDVLAGAIGGLLAQGISPWDAAACGVYVHGRAGEIAERDVGSPGMLAGDVIRALPASLRELYALK; encoded by the coding sequence TTGAAGGTAGCAACTGCAAAACAAATGCATGACTTCGATAGGCGTGCAGCTGAGGAATTCGGCATTCCAAGTATTGTGTTGATGGAGAACGCCGGGCGGCATGTATTCGAGTCAGCTTGCGGCATTCTCGGCCGTGTTATTGGCAAACTAGTAATCGTTGTCGCTGGCAGCGGTAACAATGGCGGTGATGGGTTTGTTGCCGCCCGCCATCTTCGCGATGCCGGCGCCCAGGTTATCGTTCTTCTCCTTGCCCATCCAGAAAAAATCAAGGGTGATGCGAAGACCAACTTTGAAATCCTCCGCAACACAGGCGCAGATATTCGGCAAATCTCTGAGGCCTCGGCGGTCGTATCGCTCCTAGCCCAAGCCGATTTAATTATTGATGCGATATTTGGCACTGGTATCAAGGGAGAGGTTACAGGCGTTCCCAGAGAGATAATTAAGGCAATCAACGATTCCGGACGGCCTGTTATAGCAGTGGATATCCCATCCGGGGTCGATGCCGACACTGGGCGAGTATTGGGTGTTTGCGTGAAGGCTGATGTTACGGTGACGTTTGCTCTCCCTAAACTTGGAATTGTTATTTACCCTGGGGCTGAGTATGCAGGCCGTCTGGTTGTCGGGGACATTGGCATTCCAAAACAACTCTATGATGAGGTATATATTGAGCTCACCGATGCCCAAGATATTGCCGCAAAACTTCCAGCTAGACCTCCAAATGCGCATAAGGGAACTTTTGGAACAGTCGTTGTTATAGCTGGTTCGGCAGGGCTGACCGGTGCGGCAGCGATGGCTGGTGAATCAGCTCTGCGTGTGGGCGCAGGTCTTGCAGTCGTTGGCGTTCCAAAAAGCTTGCAGGATGTTATGGCTGTCAAACTTACCGAAGTTATGACCAGCGGACTTCCCGAAACCCCTGAGAGGTCAATCAGCACTCAAGCTTTGGACGCAGCACTTGAGCTTGCAGATAAGGCGAATGCCGTAGTGCTTGGCTGTGGATTAGGTACCCACCCGGAAACTTGCGAATTTGTCCACGCCTTCATAAAAGCCCTCAAAAAACCTGCGGTGATTGATGCAGATGGGCTAAATGCGCTTTCCAAGAATACCAGCGTCCTGGAGAGTAGCCATGCCGAGTTTATTCTTACTCCACACCCTGGTGAGATGGCGCGACTGCTTGGAACTGATATTGCGAGCATTCAGTCTGACAGGGTAGGAGCGGCGCAAACGGCAGCGCTGCGATTTCAAAGCATAGTTGTTCTTAAAGGAGCTAGAACGGTAATCGCGCATCCTAATGGCAGAGTGCTTATTAATCCCACAGGTACATCTGCACTAGCGACAGGTGGCACAGGAGACGTACTTGCCGGCGCAATCGGGGGGTTGCTAGCCCAAGGAATAAGTCCGTGGGATGCTGCAGCGTGCGGCGTATATGTTCATGGTAGGGCGGGCGAGATCGCCGAGCGAGATGTTGGGTCGCCCGGAATGCTTGCAGGCGATGTTATTCGCGCATTGCCTGCCTCGTTGAGGGAGCTTTATGCTCTAAAGTAA